One Drosophila santomea strain STO CAGO 1482 chromosome X, Prin_Dsan_1.1, whole genome shotgun sequence DNA segment encodes these proteins:
- the LOC120456976 gene encoding chondroadherin produces MCNSWLVLIIALSVVVCLWNSQQTETSKSCPAECICLSQTQVLCNTGGLEQIPLRQLPATVENLALTKNNFPIIKPDSFAGLRALKKLSLDGNNITRIKQFAFRGLPRLKELSIQYTPLQMVAQFAFAGLQNLSTILLSHNQIQRIEGNAFAGTSNIKLILLTNNPLIRIDSSAFSSLTNVGHLILPSGIRSIEQDAFFGMDTVGLLKLAYMDLKEVAPFTFRGLSNVLLLTLQESDLGVICADAFTGLTQVETLQILNNKIDSIEELNFTSTAAIKHLKFFGNHVLETPDPNSIIVDGVEHLQLVSNHFPCGCHIHTLLDGPLAEGAHNLTDFLQKNYCISPLEVNGRVMSELDIDSIGRCSDQLTKGNLGSSAASLALGINSMLLIAVASCAEWRHVRLLANRLAQLLGHVAWRRRRKRRKGN; encoded by the coding sequence GTGCTGTGTAACACGGGCGGCCTCGAGCAGATCCCGCTGCGCCAGCTGCCGGCGACGGTGGAGAACCTGGCGCTGACCAAGAACAACTTCCCGATCATCAAGCCGGACTCATTCGCGGGGTTGCGGGCGCTGAAGAAGCTCTCGCTGGACGGGAACAACATCACGCGGATCAAGCAGTTCGCCTTCCGCGGACTGCCGCGACTCAAGGAGCTCTCCATCCAGTACACGCCGCTGCAGATGGTGGCCCAATTCGCGTTCGCCGGTCTGCAGAACCTGTCCACCATCCTGCTGAGCCACAACCAGATCCAGCGGATCGAGGGCAACGCCTTCGCGGGCACCTCGAACATCAAGCTGATACTGCTGACCAACAATCCGCTGATCCGCATCGACAGCTCGGCGTTCTCCAGCCTGACCAACGTGGGCCACCTGATTCTGCCCTCGGGCATCCGTAGCATCGAGCAGGACGCCTTCTTCGGCATGGACACGGTGGGTCTGCTGAAGCTGGCCTACATGGACCTCAAGGAGGTGGCGCCCTTCACCTTTCGCGGCCTGTCGAATGTCCTGCTACTCACGCTGCAGGAGTCGGATCTGGGGGTGATTTGTGCGGATGCCTTCACCGGGCTCACCCAGGTGGAGACACTGCAGATCCTGAACAACAAGATCGACTCGATCGAGGAGCTCAACTTCACCAGCACGGCGGCCATCAAGCACCTCAAGTTCTTCGGCAACCACGTGCTGGAAACGCCCGATCCCAACTCCATCATCGTCGACGGGGTGGAGCACCTGCAGCTGGTGAGCAACCACTTCCCCTGTGGCTGCCATATTCACACCCTACTGGACGGACCGCTGGCCGAGGGCGCCCACAATCTGACCGACTTTCTGCAGAAGAACTACTGCATCTCGCCGCTGGAGGTGAACGGGCGGGTGATGAGCGAGCTGGACATCGACTCCATTGGCCGCTGCTCCGATCAGCTGACCAAAGGCAATCTCGGCAGCTCAGCGGCCTCGCTGGCCCTTGGAATCAACTCGATGCTGCTCATCGCGGTCGCCAGCTGCGCGGAGTGGCGTCACGTGCGGCTCCTGGCCAACCGGCTGGCCCAGCTCCTGGGTCATGTGGCCTGGCGACGGCGTCGGAAAAGGCGAAAGGGCAATTAG